The following are encoded in a window of Rosa chinensis cultivar Old Blush chromosome 4, RchiOBHm-V2, whole genome shotgun sequence genomic DNA:
- the LOC112199976 gene encoding TVP38/TMEM64 family membrane protein slr0305 produces the protein MALTWGSALRITLLLLLLAAVATACFTLPVEKILKDFLLWVDKDLGPWGPFVLAVAYIPLTVLAVPASVLTLGGGYLFGLPVGFVADSIGATIGAGAAFLLGRTIGRSFVISKLKDYPQFRAVAIAIRKSGFKIVLLLRLVPLLPFNMLNYLLSVTPVPIGEYMLASWLGMMPITLALVYVGTTLKDLSDVTHGWGEFSKTRWAVIILGLVVSVILMFLVTRVAKAALEKALAENEDLDIITPPELPVSDTPGHLDQPLLIKIDPSEDHHEK, from the exons ATGGCTCTCACATGGGGCTCCGCGCTGAGGATCAcactccttctcctcctcctcgccGCTGTTGCCACCGCCTGTTTCACTCTCCCCGTTGAAAAG ATTTTGAAGGACTTCTTATTATGGGTTGATAAGGATCTTGGCCCGTGGGGTCCATTTGTGCT GGCCGTTGCATACATTCCTTTAACGGTCTTGGCAGTACCTGCTTCAGTACTTACC CTCGGTGGTGGTTATCTTTTTGGCCTGCCTGTCGGCTTTGTTGCCGACTCAATTGGTGCCACTATAGGTGCAGGGGCTGCATTCCTTCTGGGCAGAACT ATCGGGAGATCATTCGTCATTTCCAAGTTGAAGGATTATCCTCAGTTTCGTGCAGTTGCGATTGCAATCCGAAAATCTGGATTTAAG ATTGTTTTGCTGCTTCGTCTTGTTCCCTTACTTCCATTCAACATGTTAAATTACCTCCTGTCGGTGACTCCTGTTCCAATTGGAGAATACATGCTTGCTTCATGGTTAGGAATGATG CCGATAACACTTGCACTAGTATATGTTGGAACGACTCTCAAGGATCTTTCTGATGTGACCCATGGTTGGGGTGAATTTTCAAAGACCCGTTGG GCTGTCATCATACTGGGCCTTGTAGTATCCG TGATTCTAATGTTTCTTGTTACAAGAGTTGCCAAGGCTGCTTTGGAAAAAGCTTTGGCTGAAAATGAGGATCTTGATATCATAACGCCACCTGAGTTACCTGTTTCTGATACACCTGGTCATCTCGACCAGCCGCTTTTAATCAAGATAGATCCCTCTGAAGACCATCATGAAAAATGA
- the LOC112197894 gene encoding uncharacterized protein LOC112197894: protein MHVFFKSKVTKHLKSLKSKIPRLCMFPIGGCFDGCRDHTQQSSGFGTRIWNLTDKLVELQIRVGSILKKVHTLKPGSSKRLKCKSIYKAYMPGENGKAGMKSLLYYYDETCHPYVWIHETGGDSMRMVKQQYISLEDLRDCCEIRIFRDHQRGCLSVRKKPRPDFC, encoded by the coding sequence ATGCATGTTTTCTTCAAGTCTAAGGTCACCAAACACTTGAAGTCCCTGAAATCAAAAATTCCCAGATTGTGCATGTTCCCAATTGGGGGATGTTTTGATGGGTGCAGAGACCACACTCAgcaatcctcagggtttggcaCAAGGATTTGGAACCTGACTGACAAGCTTGTGGAGCTTCAGATAAGAGTTGGGTCCATATTGAAGAAGGTTCACACTTTGAAACCCGGCTCTTCAAAGAGACTGAAATGCAAGAGCATATACAAAGCTTATATGCCTGGGGAGAATGGCAAGGCAGGTATGAAGAGCTTGCTATATTACTATGATGAGACCTGTCACCCTTATGTTTGGATTCATGAGACTGGTGGGGATAGCATGAGGATGGTTAAGCAGCAATATATCAGTCTTGAGGATTTAAGGGATTGTTGTGAGATCAGAATCTTTAGGGATCATCAACGAGGCTGCTTATCGGTCCGGAAAAAACCCAGGCCAGACTTTTGCTGA